In Clostridia bacterium, one genomic interval encodes:
- the grpE gene encoding nucleotide exchange factor GrpE, whose amino-acid sequence MSEQEIKKEEIAEPEEKQVNLEVCLVEKEEKILELEDKLLRLQAEFANYRKRTSREKENLITYGSCRLVEQLLPVLDNLERAMSALNEQDEKIQQTFLGLKMIAEQFVEILFQVGLKPIEAVGSEFDPYYHEAVEQVSAEGVPNNQVVAEIRKGYCFQDKVLRVSLVKVAKNE is encoded by the coding sequence TTGTCTGAACAAGAAATTAAAAAAGAAGAAATTGCGGAGCCGGAAGAGAAACAGGTTAATTTAGAAGTGTGTTTAGTGGAAAAAGAAGAAAAAATATTGGAATTGGAAGATAAACTGCTTAGACTGCAGGCGGAATTCGCTAATTATCGTAAACGAACTTCCCGTGAGAAAGAAAATTTAATTACTTATGGGAGTTGTAGGCTAGTAGAACAATTATTACCAGTTCTAGATAATTTAGAACGGGCGATGTCTGCTTTAAATGAACAAGATGAAAAAATACAGCAAACTTTTCTCGGTTTAAAAATGATTGCTGAACAGTTTGTGGAAATACTTTTTCAGGTGGGGTTAAAACCTATTGAAGCGGTGGGCAGTGAATTTGACCCTTATTATCATGAGGCGGTAGAGCAAGTATCTGCCGAAGGGGTGCCTAATAATCAAGTGGTTGCGGAAATTCGCAAGGGCTATTGTTTTCAAGATAAAGTTTTGCGAGTTTCTTTGGTAAAAGTAGCTAAAAATGAATAA